In one window of Campylobacter hepaticus DNA:
- the radA gene encoding DNA repair protein RadA — translation MAKHKVIFECQACANQQSKWLGKCPECGSWDSFVELKAEQIKVLKDIACLSHKPSQAVCIENVELEHFTRCATGDNELDLVLGGGLVEGSLVLIGGSPGVGKSTLLLKIASNLAKKAKKVLYVSGEESKAQIKLRADRLEANTPNLFLLTELCLENILEELHKNDYKILIIDSIQTLYSNKITSAAGSITQVREITFELMRVSKAFNISTFIIGHITKEGAIAGPRVLEHMVDVVLYFEGDATKEIRLLRGFKNRFGGTSEVGIFEMTSKGLMSAKDLANRFFTRGKATSGSALGVVMEGSRALVLEIQALVCESSYPKRSATGYEKNRLDMLLALLERKLEISLGHYDVFVNISGGVRVNETGADLAVVAAIISSFKNRPLSKDSVFIGELSLNGEIREVFSLDTRLKEVKMQKFKNAIIPSKPLEDTGLKCFVMKELIQVLEWM, via the coding sequence ATGGCAAAACATAAAGTAATTTTTGAATGTCAAGCTTGTGCAAATCAACAAAGTAAGTGGCTTGGAAAATGTCCAGAATGTGGATCTTGGGATAGCTTTGTAGAACTAAAAGCTGAACAAATTAAAGTCTTAAAAGATATAGCTTGCTTATCTCATAAGCCTAGTCAAGCTGTTTGTATAGAAAATGTAGAACTTGAACATTTTACAAGATGTGCTACTGGCGATAATGAACTTGATTTGGTTTTGGGTGGAGGTTTGGTTGAGGGAAGCTTAGTACTTATAGGCGGTAGCCCTGGAGTAGGTAAATCTACGCTTTTATTAAAAATTGCTTCAAATTTAGCTAAAAAAGCTAAAAAAGTTTTATATGTTAGCGGGGAGGAAAGTAAGGCTCAAATTAAATTAAGAGCTGATAGACTTGAAGCTAATACACCTAATTTATTTTTACTTACTGAGCTTTGTCTTGAAAATATTTTAGAAGAATTGCATAAGAATGATTATAAAATTCTTATTATTGATTCTATACAAACTTTGTATTCTAATAAAATCACTTCAGCAGCAGGCAGTATTACTCAAGTGCGTGAAATTACTTTTGAACTCATGCGTGTTAGCAAAGCTTTTAATATTAGTACTTTTATCATAGGTCATATTACTAAAGAAGGAGCTATTGCAGGTCCTAGGGTGCTTGAGCATATGGTTGATGTAGTGCTTTATTTTGAAGGTGATGCAACTAAGGAAATTAGACTTTTAAGAGGGTTTAAAAATCGTTTTGGAGGTACTAGTGAAGTAGGAATTTTTGAAATGACAAGTAAGGGTTTAATGAGTGCAAAAGATTTAGCAAATCGATTTTTTACTCGAGGAAAAGCTACTTCAGGAAGTGCTTTAGGTGTTGTAATGGAAGGTTCTCGTGCTTTGGTTTTAGAAATTCAAGCTTTAGTTTGTGAAAGTTCTTATCCTAAACGCAGTGCTACAGGTTATGAAAAAAATCGTCTTGATATGCTTTTAGCTTTACTTGAAAGAAAACTTGAAATTTCTTTAGGACATTATGATGTATTTGTAAATATAAGCGGTGGGGTAAGAGTAAATGAAACTGGAGCTGATTTAGCAGTGGTTGCAGCTATTATTTCTAGTTTTAAAAATCGTCCTTTAAGTAAGGATAGTGTTTTTATAGGTGAGCTTAGTTTAAATGGAGAAATTAGAGAAGTGTTTAGTCTTGATACGCGTTTAAAAGAAGTTAAGATGCAAAAATTTAAAAATGCTATTATTCCTTCTAAGCCTTTAGAAGATACAGGGCTTAAGTGTTTTGTGATGAAAGAGCTTATTCAGGTTTTAGAATGGATGTGA
- the adhP gene encoding alcohol dehydrogenase AdhP: MSKTMKAAIVKEFGGPLLIEEVKIPKVGKRQILVKIEACGVCHTDLHAVNGDWPIKPKLPLIPGHEGVGYVVEVGEGVNHIKEGDAVGIPWLYSACGHCEHCMSGWETLCQSQQNAGYSVNGGFAQYALADANYVGILKKDSNFLNIAPILCAGVTVYKGLKMTQAKPGQWVSISGIGGLGHLAIQYAKVMGLNVAAIDISDDKLELAKKYGASVVANAKKLDKQGTIDKIKEETNGGTHGVLVTAVHPIAFKQAVGIVHRGGTIAMNGLPPGDFPVNIFNMILNGITIRGSIVGTRMDLQEAINFAEDEKVHAHITPAKLEDINDVFKKMKEGKIDGRMVLDFKAS, encoded by the coding sequence ATGTCAAAAACAATGAAAGCAGCTATAGTAAAAGAATTTGGCGGTCCATTACTTATTGAAGAGGTTAAAATTCCAAAAGTAGGCAAAAGACAAATCCTTGTTAAAATAGAAGCTTGTGGAGTTTGTCATACAGACTTACACGCTGTTAATGGAGATTGGCCTATTAAACCTAAACTACCCTTAATCCCAGGCCATGAAGGTGTAGGTTATGTTGTAGAAGTTGGCGAAGGTGTTAATCATATCAAAGAAGGTGATGCAGTAGGGATTCCATGGCTATATAGTGCTTGTGGGCATTGTGAACATTGTATGTCTGGTTGGGAAACCTTATGTCAAAGTCAACAAAATGCAGGATACTCAGTAAATGGTGGTTTTGCTCAATATGCCTTAGCTGATGCTAATTATGTTGGAATTTTAAAAAAAGATTCCAATTTCTTAAATATAGCACCCATACTTTGTGCAGGGGTAACCGTGTACAAAGGTCTTAAAATGACACAAGCTAAACCTGGTCAATGGGTTAGCATATCAGGTATTGGAGGTTTAGGACATTTAGCTATACAATATGCAAAAGTCATGGGTTTAAATGTAGCAGCCATAGATATATCAGATGATAAATTAGAACTTGCTAAAAAATATGGAGCAAGTGTTGTTGCAAATGCCAAAAAACTAGACAAACAAGGAACCATAGATAAAATTAAAGAAGAAACAAATGGAGGTACTCATGGAGTTTTAGTAACCGCTGTCCATCCTATAGCCTTTAAGCAAGCAGTGGGTATTGTACACCGAGGAGGTACTATTGCCATGAATGGTTTACCACCAGGTGATTTTCCTGTTAATATCTTTAATATGATTTTAAATGGAATCACCATTAGAGGCTCCATAGTAGGAACTAGAATGGATTTACAAGAAGCAATCAATTTTGCAGAAGATGAAAAGGTTCACGCTCACATCACTCCAGCAAAACTTGAAGATATTAATGATGTATTTAAAAAAATGAAAGAAGGTAAAATCGACGGTCGCATGGTTTTAGATTTTAAAGCTTCTTGA
- a CDS encoding F0F1 ATP synthase subunit A, with protein MKDLFLFSSFIDSSHTFSYFFHLGLVALIAVICVSMATRSMQLVPRGMQNLGEVFLEGVLSMGRDTMGDEKGARKYLPLVATLGIIVFFSNIIGIIPGFHAPTASLNLTLSLAIIVFIYYHFEGIRAQGFIKYFAHFMGPIKFLAPLMFPIELVSHLSRVISLSFRLFGNIKGDDLFLMVILALVPYIAPLPAYVLLTFMAFLQAFIFMILTYVYLAGATIVEEGH; from the coding sequence ATGAAAGATTTATTCTTGTTTAGCTCTTTTATAGATTCTAGTCATACTTTTTCTTATTTTTTTCATCTTGGTTTGGTTGCTTTGATTGCTGTTATTTGTGTTTCAATGGCTACTCGTTCTATGCAACTTGTTCCACGTGGTATGCAAAATTTAGGTGAAGTATTTTTAGAAGGTGTTTTATCTATGGGGCGTGATACTATGGGAGATGAAAAAGGTGCAAGAAAATATCTTCCTCTTGTAGCAACTTTAGGAATTATAGTTTTTTTTAGTAATATTATAGGGATTATTCCAGGATTTCACGCTCCAACGGCAAGTTTAAATTTGACTCTTTCTTTAGCTATTATTGTATTTATTTATTATCATTTTGAAGGGATTAGAGCGCAAGGTTTTATTAAATATTTTGCTCATTTTATGGGTCCTATTAAATTTCTTGCTCCTTTAATGTTTCCTATAGAACTCGTTTCTCATCTTTCTCGTGTAATATCTTTATCTTTTCGTCTTTTTGGAAATATTAAAGGTGATGATTTATTTTTAATGGTAATTTTAGCTCTTGTGCCTTATATAGCTCCACTTCCAGCTTATGTACTTTTGACTTTCATGGCTTTTTTACAAGCTTTTATTTTTATGATTTTAACTTATGTGTATTTGGCTGGTGCAACTATAGTTGAGGAAGGTCATTGA
- the metF gene encoding methylenetetrahydrofolate reductase [NAD(P)H], producing the protein MCSFSFEIFPPRKDENIKNLDAILDDLGQLSPNFISVTFGAGGSINSKNTLETASLIQEKYKIPSIVHLPCIHSSKEKITQILQQCKDRQLNKILALRGDVCNNLEKSKDFSYASDLISFIQKYKDFEIYAACYPEKHNESKNFIEDIHYLKNKVDLGTNKLITQLFYDNDFFYTFKQNCALANINIPIYAGIMPITNKRQVLKITQLCGSKIPAKFTKILEKYENNTLALEDAGIAYAIDQIIDLITSGVDGIHLYTMNKSRAAIKIYEAIKYLIKVS; encoded by the coding sequence ATGTGTAGCTTTTCTTTTGAAATTTTTCCACCAAGAAAAGATGAAAATATTAAAAATCTTGATGCAATTTTAGATGATTTAGGGCAATTAAGCCCTAATTTTATTAGTGTAACTTTTGGTGCTGGCGGATCTATTAACTCAAAAAATACTTTAGAAACAGCAAGCTTAATTCAAGAAAAATATAAAATTCCTAGTATAGTACATCTACCTTGTATTCATTCTAGCAAAGAAAAAATCACACAAATACTCCAACAATGCAAAGATAGACAACTTAATAAAATTCTTGCCTTAAGAGGAGATGTATGTAATAATCTTGAAAAAAGCAAAGATTTTTCTTATGCAAGTGATTTAATTTCTTTCATACAAAAATATAAAGATTTTGAAATTTATGCAGCCTGCTATCCTGAAAAACACAATGAATCTAAAAATTTTATTGAAGATATACACTATCTTAAAAATAAAGTTGATTTAGGAACAAATAAACTTATTACCCAGCTTTTTTATGATAATGATTTTTTTTATACTTTTAAACAAAATTGTGCCTTAGCTAATATCAATATTCCTATTTATGCAGGAATCATGCCTATTACCAATAAAAGACAAGTTTTAAAAATCACACAACTTTGTGGGTCCAAAATTCCGGCTAAATTTACTAAAATTTTAGAAAAATATGAAAACAATACCTTAGCTTTAGAAGATGCTGGAATTGCTTATGCAATAGATCAAATCATTGATTTAATTACAAGTGGGGTAGATGGAATCCATCTTTATACTATGAATAAATCTAGAGCAGCTATTAAAATTTATGAAGCTATTAAATATCTCATTAAAGTAAGTTAA
- the metE gene encoding 5-methyltetrahydropteroyltriglutamate--homocysteine S-methyltransferase, whose protein sequence is MNNSIISYPRIGANRELKFAIEKYFKNQSSKEELIENAKKLKIKHWQEIQSSGIDFIPSNDFSFYDNVLDAAVLFNIIHTKYKKLHLEPLDEYFAQSRGYQGEKGDTTALAMKKWFNTNYHYLVPECDDANAIALIGDKIFKDYLEAKELNIETKPVLIGIFTLFKLISFKDENAKKLAKEKLLKAYIELFKKLNELKVNWLQLDEPYLVYDLNEQDICLFEEFYTQLLDHKQNLKILLQSYFGDLRDIYPKLLTSQFDGLGIDFVEGKESLNLIQKYGFAKDKILFAGIINGKNIYANNYAKSLQLIKELKQYTKNIVLNTSCSLLHVPYSTEFENKLNPNYLKIFAFAKEKLKELKELKEILNTSEENPLLKANQALFENIPNRTNEEVKARLQTLKKEDFIRQPEFKKRIAIQKDFLQLPLLPTTTIGSFPQSADVRSNRLAFKQEKISAQTYTDFNQNKIKECIQIQEEIGLDVLVHGEFERNDMVEYFGENLEGFLFTQNGWVQSYGTRCVKPPVIWGDVSRIKPITLSWSKFAQNLSKKIVKGMLTGPVTILNWSFPREDISLKQSAQQIALALRDEVLDLENAGIKIIQIDEAALREKLPLRKSDWHSEYLDWAIPAFNLVHSGVKSTTQIHTHMCYSEFNDILKEIDAMDADVISFEASRSNLNLLDTLKASKFQTEVGPGVYDIHSPRVPSVEELNSTIEKILEKLPKEQIWINPDCGLKTRSYEEVVAALKNLVIATQKIREKL, encoded by the coding sequence ATGAACAATTCAATCATTTCTTATCCAAGAATAGGTGCAAATAGAGAATTAAAATTTGCTATTGAAAAATATTTCAAAAATCAAAGTTCAAAAGAAGAACTTATAGAAAATGCTAAAAAATTAAAAATTAAACATTGGCAAGAAATTCAAAGTTCAGGTATTGATTTTATACCTAGTAATGATTTTTCATTTTACGATAATGTTTTAGATGCTGCTGTACTTTTTAATATTATCCATACAAAATATAAAAAATTACATTTAGAACCATTAGATGAGTATTTTGCTCAAAGTCGTGGATACCAAGGTGAAAAAGGAGATACCACAGCCCTAGCAATGAAAAAATGGTTTAATACAAATTATCACTACTTAGTGCCCGAATGCGATGATGCCAATGCTATAGCATTAATAGGAGATAAAATTTTTAAAGATTACCTTGAAGCAAAAGAACTTAACATAGAAACAAAACCTGTTTTAATAGGTATTTTCACTCTATTTAAACTTATTTCGTTTAAGGATGAAAATGCTAAAAAATTAGCCAAAGAAAAACTTTTAAAAGCTTACATAGAACTCTTTAAAAAATTAAATGAATTAAAAGTAAACTGGCTTCAACTTGATGAACCTTATTTAGTTTATGATTTAAATGAACAAGATATATGCTTATTTGAAGAATTTTATACTCAACTTTTAGATCATAAACAAAATCTTAAGATTTTACTTCAAAGCTATTTTGGAGATCTAAGAGATATTTACCCTAAATTGTTAACAAGTCAATTTGATGGTCTAGGAATTGATTTTGTAGAAGGAAAAGAAAGTTTAAATTTAATCCAAAAATACGGATTTGCTAAAGATAAGATACTTTTTGCAGGAATAATAAATGGCAAAAATATTTATGCTAACAATTATGCTAAAAGTTTACAACTTATCAAAGAACTTAAGCAATATACTAAAAACATAGTTTTAAATACTTCTTGTTCGCTTTTGCATGTACCTTATAGCACAGAATTTGAAAATAAATTAAACCCAAATTATCTTAAAATTTTTGCTTTTGCTAAAGAAAAACTTAAAGAATTAAAAGAACTTAAAGAAATTTTAAATACAAGTGAAGAAAATCCTCTTCTTAAAGCCAACCAAGCTCTTTTTGAAAATATCCCTAATCGCACCAATGAAGAAGTTAAAGCTAGACTTCAAACTCTAAAAAAAGAAGATTTCATTAGACAACCTGAATTTAAAAAGCGCATAGCAATTCAAAAAGATTTCTTACAACTTCCACTTTTACCTACTACAACCATAGGATCTTTTCCCCAAAGTGCTGATGTAAGATCTAATCGTCTTGCCTTTAAACAGGAAAAAATTTCAGCTCAAACTTATACTGATTTTAATCAAAACAAAATCAAAGAATGTATTCAAATTCAAGAAGAAATAGGACTTGATGTTCTTGTACATGGAGAATTTGAAAGAAATGATATGGTGGAATATTTTGGAGAAAATTTAGAAGGATTTTTATTTACCCAAAATGGCTGGGTACAAAGTTATGGAACAAGATGCGTAAAACCTCCTGTAATTTGGGGAGATGTCTCACGTATAAAACCCATCACTTTATCATGGTCTAAATTTGCTCAAAATCTAAGCAAAAAAATTGTAAAAGGCATGCTTACAGGTCCTGTTACTATACTTAATTGGTCTTTTCCGCGAGAAGATATTAGTCTAAAACAAAGTGCCCAACAAATAGCTTTAGCCTTAAGAGATGAAGTTTTAGATCTTGAAAATGCAGGTATTAAAATCATACAAATTGATGAAGCTGCTCTAAGAGAAAAATTACCTTTAAGAAAAAGTGATTGGCATAGCGAGTATTTAGATTGGGCTATTCCTGCTTTTAATCTTGTACATAGTGGAGTTAAATCTACAACACAAATTCATACTCATATGTGCTATAGCGAATTCAATGATATTTTAAAAGAAATTGATGCTATGGATGCAGATGTTATATCTTTTGAAGCCTCAAGATCAAATTTAAATCTTTTAGATACCCTAAAAGCAAGTAAATTTCAAACCGAAGTAGGACCAGGTGTTTATGATATACACAGTCCTAGAGTACCTAGCGTAGAAGAATTAAATTCAACCATAGAAAAAATACTTGAAAAATTACCTAAAGAACAAATTTGGATCAATCCAGATTGTGGTCTTAAAACAAGATCTTATGAAGAAGTTGTAGCAGCTCTTAAAAACTTAGTTATTGCTACACAAAAAATAAGAGAAAAATTATAA
- a CDS encoding MetQ/NlpA family ABC transporter substrate-binding protein: protein MTVFTKAFCIATLFNTFIWENEEIKISIPNNPTDESHAQKINTQLAKSLKDTDYTLINSNFAILTGLNPIKDGFYIENEYNRNIITVKQGNEELPKIKALTKTLQSNKVKNLSKKNQGTLIPTF from the coding sequence TTGACTGTATTTACAAAAGCTTTTTGCATAGCTACTCTTTTTAATACTTTTATATGGGAAAATGAAGAAATAAAAATTTCTATACCTAATAATCCTACAGACGAAAGTCATGCTCAAAAAATTAATACTCAACTTGCAAAAAGTTTAAAAGATACAGATTATACTCTTATTAATAGTAATTTCGCTATTTTAACAGGTTTAAATCCCATAAAAGATGGGTTTTATATAGAAAATGAGTATAATCGTAATATCATTACTGTCAAACAAGGAAATGAAGAGCTTCCTAAAATTAAAGCTTTGACTAAAACCTTACAAAGCAATAAAGTTAAAAATTTATCAAAGAAAAATCAGGGCACTTTAATCCCTACATTTTAA
- the luxS gene encoding S-ribosylhomocysteine lyase, translated as MPLLDSFKVDHTKMSAPAVRLAKIMQTPNGDNISVFDLRFCTPNKDIMSEKGTHTLEHLFAGFMRDHLNSNSVEIIDISPMGCRTGFYMSLIGTPNEKNVAKAWEASMKDILNIQNQSQIPELNIYQCGSYKMHSLDEAKEIAQKVLNSNIGIMDNEKLKLECLKLNP; from the coding sequence ATGCCATTACTTGATAGTTTTAAAGTTGATCATACTAAAATGTCAGCACCTGCTGTGCGTTTAGCTAAAATCATGCAAACACCAAATGGTGATAATATTAGTGTATTTGATTTACGTTTTTGTACACCCAATAAAGATATAATGAGTGAAAAAGGTACACACACTTTAGAACATTTATTTGCAGGTTTTATGAGAGATCATTTAAATTCGAATTCAGTTGAAATTATCGATATTTCACCTATGGGATGTCGTACAGGTTTTTATATGAGTCTTATTGGCACACCAAATGAAAAAAATGTTGCTAAAGCTTGGGAAGCCTCAATGAAAGATATTTTAAATATACAAAATCAAAGTCAAATTCCTGAACTTAATATCTATCAATGCGGAAGTTATAAAATGCATTCTTTGGATGAAGCTAAAGAAATTGCACAAAAAGTTTTAAACTCAAATATAGGAATAATGGATAATGAAAAATTAAAGCTTGAATGTTTAAAGCTTAATCCTTAA
- the gatB gene encoding Asp-tRNA(Asn)/Glu-tRNA(Gln) amidotransferase subunit GatB, producing the protein MFEVVIGLEVHAQLNTKTKIFCSCATSFGEDPNINVCPTCLALPGALPVLNEEAVKKAIAFGKAINATINKKSIFNRKNYFYPDLPKAYQISQFDIPIVENGELVININGEQKRIGITRAHLEEDAGKSIHESGFSKVDLNRAGTPLLEIVSEPELRSSDEAVAYLKKLHAIIRFLNISDANMQEGSFRCDANVSIRPKGDTKLYTRVEIKNLNSFRFIQKAIEYEIKRQSEAWEDGIYKEKVVQETRLFDTTYLITKSMRDKEEATEYRYFPDPDLLPVLLKDEFLNIKIPELPDEKKIRFVNELGIKESDAEVLISSLEMSRFFEDLISQNLNPKLCVNWLNTELMGLLKGDFTIENSPIDAKKLGSLIKRIEEGIISAKAAKDVLAYVFENTNIDIDLAIDQLGLKQVSDDLAIEKVVEQILNANPSKVIEYKNGKDKLFGFFVGQIMKESKGAFNPTKVNTILKAKLD; encoded by the coding sequence ATGTTTGAAGTCGTTATAGGACTTGAAGTTCATGCTCAACTTAATACTAAAACAAAAATTTTTTGTTCATGTGCAACTTCTTTTGGAGAAGATCCAAATATTAATGTTTGTCCTACTTGTTTAGCTTTGCCAGGTGCTTTACCTGTTTTAAATGAAGAAGCTGTAAAAAAAGCTATAGCTTTTGGAAAAGCTATAAACGCAACTATTAACAAAAAAAGTATTTTTAATCGTAAAAATTATTTTTATCCTGATCTACCTAAAGCTTATCAAATTTCACAATTTGATATTCCTATAGTAGAAAATGGAGAGCTTGTTATTAATATAAATGGAGAGCAAAAACGTATAGGGATTACAAGGGCGCATTTAGAAGAAGATGCGGGTAAAAGTATTCATGAAAGTGGGTTTTCTAAAGTTGATTTAAATCGTGCAGGAACGCCTTTGCTTGAAATAGTTAGTGAACCAGAGCTTAGAAGCAGTGATGAAGCTGTAGCTTATCTTAAAAAATTACATGCTATTATACGTTTTTTAAATATTTCTGATGCAAATATGCAAGAAGGAAGTTTTAGGTGTGATGCAAATGTCAGTATAAGACCAAAAGGTGATACTAAACTTTATACTAGGGTGGAAATTAAAAATCTTAATTCTTTTCGTTTTATTCAAAAAGCTATAGAATATGAAATAAAAAGACAAAGTGAGGCTTGGGAAGATGGGATTTATAAAGAAAAAGTAGTGCAAGAAACTAGACTTTTTGATACCACTTATTTGATTACAAAAAGCATGCGTGATAAGGAAGAGGCTACAGAATATCGTTATTTTCCTGATCCTGATTTGTTGCCAGTTTTATTAAAAGATGAATTTTTAAATATAAAAATTCCTGAATTGCCTGATGAGAAAAAAATACGTTTTGTAAATGAATTAGGGATAAAAGAAAGCGATGCTGAAGTATTGATTAGTTCGCTTGAGATGAGTCGTTTTTTTGAAGATTTAATTTCTCAAAATTTAAATCCTAAGCTTTGTGTGAATTGGTTAAATACTGAGCTTATGGGTTTATTAAAAGGTGATTTCACTATAGAAAATTCTCCTATTGATGCAAAAAAGCTTGGTAGTTTAATCAAACGTATAGAAGAGGGTATTATAAGTGCAAAAGCTGCTAAAGATGTCTTAGCTTATGTATTTGAAAATACAAATATTGATATTGATTTAGCTATAGATCAATTAGGACTTAAACAAGTTAGTGATGATTTGGCTATAGAAAAAGTGGTTGAACAAATTCTAAATGCAAATCCAAGCAAAGTTATAGAATACAAAAATGGTAAAGATAAGCTTTTTGGTTTTTTTGTAGGTCAGATTATGAAAGAAAGTAAAGGTGCTTTTAATCCTACTAAAGTTAATACTATTTTAAAAGCAAAGCTTGATTGA
- a CDS encoding NAD(P)H-dependent glycerol-3-phosphate dehydrogenase, with amino-acid sequence MMNIAIIGAGKWGSALHVALRENHTCSLSSACGRNVKDFVSIKEALNCEYLVFALSSQGIYTWLKKHFIYKGQKILIASKGIQDQTCQFLDEIFLDFISKDDFCVLSGPSFASEVMQKLPTALMISGKNLDLCAKFASFFPDFIKIYIDDDVRGAEICGAYKNVLAIASGISDGLKLGNNARAALISRGLIEMHRFGKFFGAKEETFLGLSGAGDLFLTASSVLSRNYRVGLALAQNKSLKEILQELQEVAEGVKTAYAIEKLAKFNGIYTPIVNEIVEIFKGKSVYEATQNLLKQNYN; translated from the coding sequence TTGATGAATATAGCAATTATTGGTGCAGGAAAATGGGGTAGTGCTTTGCATGTGGCTTTAAGAGAAAACCATACTTGTTCGCTTAGTTCTGCTTGTGGGCGTAATGTAAAAGATTTTGTAAGTATTAAAGAAGCTTTAAATTGTGAATACCTTGTTTTTGCTTTGAGTTCTCAAGGAATTTATACATGGCTTAAAAAACATTTTATTTACAAAGGGCAAAAAATTTTAATAGCTTCAAAAGGGATACAAGATCAAACTTGTCAGTTTTTAGATGAAATTTTTTTAGATTTTATATCAAAAGATGATTTTTGTGTTTTAAGTGGACCTTCTTTTGCTAGCGAAGTAATGCAAAAACTTCCTACAGCTTTAATGATTAGCGGTAAAAATTTAGATCTTTGTGCAAAATTTGCAAGTTTTTTTCCTGATTTTATTAAAATTTATATCGATGATGATGTGCGTGGTGCTGAAATTTGCGGTGCTTATAAAAATGTTTTAGCTATTGCAAGTGGGATTAGTGATGGTTTAAAATTGGGTAATAATGCAAGAGCAGCATTGATTTCAAGAGGACTTATAGAAATGCATCGTTTTGGAAAATTTTTTGGGGCCAAAGAAGAAACTTTTTTGGGTTTAAGTGGCGCGGGGGATTTGTTTTTAACAGCTTCTAGCGTGCTTTCTAGAAATTATCGTGTAGGTTTAGCTTTGGCTCAAAATAAAAGTTTAAAAGAAATTTTACAAGAATTACAAGAAGTGGCAGAAGGAGTAAAAACTGCTTATGCTATTGAAAAATTAGCAAAATTTAATGGGATTTATACCCCCATTGTTAATGAAATTGTAGAAATTTTTAAAGGTAAAAGTGTATATGAGGCAACACAAAATTTATTAAAACAAAATTATAATTAA
- a CDS encoding metal-dependent hydrolase produces MVIKNAKLYGDILQDVEIQEGKIKNIGLKLQDEEVIDAKGMTLLPSFVDLCVNLKNDKFSLTHLDLVENECLKAGISCIVLRDCMHFDEENFVLFLQNIRQRRLNFFLSIRVTDSRDKLKNLATFLNKGACALELDSSLSANILKVSSQYAFMKNVPLFVRCYDEDFDDNGVMNDCLTSFDLGLSGMSKIAETSQVAKMKELAKFYKNKVVFDLLSLQDSLELLHDTDLKLVSIHHLIKNDTACQNFNTAAKLMPPLRSKEDALALKNALKEGKINFLTSLHSPKSFVLKDLLFDEAAFGIHSICEFVSLCYTFLIKDDFLTWYELCRFTSKNPSEFLGLNSGIIEKGKDANLILVDENEKINLPQNSLYAQDRLFGSVKMHMIEGKIL; encoded by the coding sequence ATGGTAATTAAAAATGCAAAACTTTATGGAGATATTTTACAAGATGTAGAAATTCAAGAAGGAAAGATTAAAAATATTGGTTTAAAATTACAAGATGAGGAAGTAATAGATGCCAAGGGTATGACTTTACTTCCTTCTTTTGTAGATTTATGCGTGAATTTAAAAAATGATAAATTTTCTCTAACTCATTTAGATCTTGTTGAAAATGAATGTTTAAAAGCTGGAATTTCTTGTATAGTTTTGCGTGATTGTATGCATTTTGATGAAGAAAATTTTGTTTTATTTTTACAAAATATTAGACAAAGAAGACTGAATTTTTTTTTAAGCATACGCGTTACTGATTCTAGAGATAAACTTAAAAATTTAGCTACTTTTTTAAATAAAGGAGCTTGTGCTTTAGAGCTAGATAGTTCTTTAAGTGCAAATATTTTAAAAGTAAGTTCTCAATATGCTTTTATGAAAAATGTGCCACTATTTGTGCGTTGTTATGATGAAGATTTTGATGATAATGGGGTGATGAATGATTGTTTAACAAGTTTTGATTTGGGGCTTTCTGGCATGAGTAAGATTGCTGAAACAAGTCAAGTAGCTAAGATGAAAGAGCTTGCTAAATTTTATAAAAATAAGGTAGTTTTTGATCTTTTAAGTTTGCAAGACTCTTTAGAATTATTGCATGATACAGATTTAAAACTTGTAAGTATACATCATCTTATTAAAAATGATACAGCTTGCCAAAATTTTAATACAGCTGCTAAGCTTATGCCTCCTTTAAGAAGTAAGGAAGATGCTTTAGCTTTAAAAAATGCTTTAAAAGAAGGAAAAATCAATTTTTTAACTTCTTTGCATAGTCCTAAATCCTTTGTTTTAAAAGATTTGCTTTTTGATGAAGCAGCTTTTGGTATACATAGCATTTGTGAGTTTGTGAGTCTTTGTTATACTTTTTTAATTAAAGATGATTTTTTAACTTGGTATGAGCTTTGTCGTTTTACAAGTAAAAATCCTAGTGAATTTTTAGGGCTTAATAGCGGTATTATAGAAAAAGGAAAAGATGCAAATTTAATCCTTGTTGATGAAAATGAAAAAATTAATCTTCCGCAAAATTCTCTTTATGCACAGGATAGACTTTTTGGAAGTGTTAAGATGCATATGATTGAGGGAAAAATTTTATAA